One window from the genome of Crinalium epipsammum PCC 9333 encodes:
- a CDS encoding plasmid replication protein, CyRepA1 family, translating to MTKFTPTRRGNNCPICGDSSGDCRIVDKIVLCHTGIDSDAGITGWKYLHNDKSGIWGVYVPDTGTNEQGKSWQDVAEERNQRRQREREQQQAKSLPASERNKHYRAIAKKLTLSQKHRQHLLEHRGLTIAEIDFAYQQGWIRTWIPGQEVFGISANLAGVSTGLGFKQSLVGVDGFTIAACDIDGNITGHQIATDDREKFAKYIWLSSASKGGSSPHLPSGELPLFVWKHPECKVISEVQFAEGGVKSLIVALKLWSQGRTDIVVVGAAGGNFAGSPELLKTVLDRIVSPKCLLYPDAGAIVNPHIMIQYRKLYHLLLECGIDLNVAWWGQVDKNHPDIDEKPADVKVKIITFTDFDDLAPRNDFHVSSEKQTYYCFDCGESGNAIHFLMEIGKQSFTDTVLKLAEKHQIPIAWDTDKPNRVARETIELVKSKTDIVETISEHLTLYSRGKNFQGNCPFHNSETHGERHKERASIEEPDPVEYEAYNKKLEDEEKGEEAYQQDQQRQWREQYHDRAKHAWNKAKRFTPTHKINSKYFDFPIPEAGYLTAVKSGLGSGKTEWLRRAVELLPDEGWVALGYRNSLLLQSSERWNFSHLHIHKAFLLIKDPRCKIACCVDSLGHFEPEDFDDKNLILDEVMSIIKHLLYGSTIKDRRTQILDKFTEAVRRAKRVFILDGMLADWAVNYIQQLRGDDKVTKIDNEYKREPLNINFYLGTSKLDQLRPNDKSPLVSRIRRSVEPICICADSQVFCEAIEEILIDAGMEGIRIDGKTISDAKSKDFLKNPNAWIEKNRPDYVILSPTAESGVDISILGHFKDQYCFFFGVIDVDSMLQFLGRIRDIATQRWIWCAEFGLDDNEGMRSPFPSQVEKALQQFLIEDGLRVIEGLDNSDALAKLLQDIVEANKSIHHKVFTSLKATDNYERFNLRACLLESLQKAGHNVIEFTGNHNDDAAFRYKEASEEVKQQTSADIFYSDNIDAEQAETISRNYSATWEDRCKVMKAQLLKRLPGIEATERWFPEFIYKVRYEDRNFINKCQLYWLLTHPEAALLQQRERWHWFIKQEKVFLGDFRSDFSKVWALQQLGILELIESKNVWSDESPELLELVKRGKDKKVASALGMSVGQSTPTAYLRRVCRLIGVKLKHDRKRKNKKQITLVSIYQPALHDPDRLVILECIDRRLQKYVTGEIPVMDWGLTPTQPNCHTPVMATVAENETAPKTPVNQPQTQIEQKLQPVQVFPDMYNKHSKTCTANEETITPQLAQKEELTIEEELEVEDCLSILNPVDNEELLHDREFHLSMMAELKGLSQRIKCAFWSRLPNWRRLQLKQWQMGHA from the coding sequence GTGACCAAGTTCACCCCTACCCGACGCGGTAATAATTGTCCTATATGTGGCGATAGTTCTGGAGATTGCCGGATAGTTGATAAGATTGTACTTTGTCACACTGGCATTGATAGTGATGCTGGCATTACAGGTTGGAAATACCTACACAACGATAAATCAGGGATTTGGGGCGTTTATGTTCCCGATACTGGAACCAATGAACAGGGTAAAAGCTGGCAGGATGTAGCAGAAGAACGTAACCAGCGCAGACAACGTGAGCGTGAACAACAGCAAGCAAAATCATTGCCAGCGAGTGAGCGCAACAAACACTATCGTGCGATCGCCAAAAAATTAACTCTTAGCCAAAAGCATCGACAACATTTATTAGAGCATAGAGGGCTAACAATAGCCGAGATTGACTTTGCCTATCAACAAGGTTGGATCAGAACATGGATTCCAGGACAGGAAGTTTTTGGCATATCTGCCAATTTAGCAGGTGTCAGCACAGGTCTTGGATTTAAACAATCCCTAGTAGGGGTTGATGGCTTTACTATTGCTGCTTGTGATATTGATGGTAACATCACAGGTCATCAAATCGCTACAGATGACCGTGAAAAGTTTGCTAAGTATATTTGGTTGTCCAGTGCATCTAAGGGCGGTAGCAGCCCACATTTGCCTAGTGGTGAACTGCCTTTATTTGTCTGGAAGCATCCAGAATGCAAAGTAATTAGTGAGGTTCAGTTTGCCGAAGGTGGCGTAAAATCGCTTATAGTCGCTCTCAAGCTGTGGTCACAAGGTCGTACAGATATAGTTGTGGTCGGTGCTGCTGGTGGTAATTTTGCTGGTAGTCCAGAGTTATTAAAAACTGTATTAGACCGAATTGTATCCCCTAAATGTTTGCTGTATCCCGATGCAGGTGCGATCGTCAATCCTCACATTATGATCCAATACCGCAAACTCTACCACTTACTACTAGAGTGCGGTATTGACTTAAACGTTGCTTGGTGGGGTCAAGTTGATAAAAATCACCCAGATATTGATGAAAAACCCGCAGATGTTAAAGTCAAAATTATTACATTTACAGATTTTGATGATTTAGCACCAAGAAATGATTTTCATGTCAGTAGTGAAAAACAAACTTACTATTGTTTCGACTGTGGGGAGAGTGGCAATGCTATCCATTTCTTAATGGAAATTGGTAAACAATCATTTACTGATACCGTCCTAAAGTTAGCAGAAAAGCATCAAATACCCATAGCTTGGGACACTGATAAACCCAACCGTGTAGCACGAGAAACCATTGAGTTAGTCAAGAGTAAAACTGATATTGTAGAAACCATATCAGAACATTTAACCCTATACAGCAGAGGTAAGAATTTTCAGGGTAATTGTCCATTTCATAATTCAGAAACGCATGGCGAACGTCACAAAGAAAGAGCGAGTATTGAGGAACCAGATCCGGTAGAGTATGAAGCCTACAATAAAAAGCTTGAAGATGAAGAAAAAGGGGAGGAAGCATACCAGCAAGATCAACAACGCCAATGGCGTGAGCAGTACCATGATAGAGCTAAACACGCATGGAACAAAGCTAAAAGGTTTACCCCGACTCATAAAATTAATAGTAAATATTTTGACTTTCCTATACCTGAAGCTGGTTATCTTACTGCTGTTAAAAGTGGGTTAGGAAGTGGTAAAACTGAGTGGTTACGTCGTGCTGTGGAGTTATTGCCGGATGAAGGTTGGGTAGCACTGGGATATAGAAACTCACTACTACTACAATCGTCTGAGCGATGGAATTTCAGCCACCTTCATATACACAAAGCTTTTTTACTCATCAAAGATCCACGTTGTAAAATAGCTTGTTGTGTTGACAGCTTAGGGCATTTTGAACCAGAAGACTTTGACGACAAAAACCTGATTTTAGACGAGGTAATGTCGATCATTAAACATCTGTTGTACGGTAGCACGATTAAGGATAGACGTACACAGATATTAGACAAATTTACTGAGGCTGTGCGACGTGCCAAGCGGGTATTTATCCTTGATGGAATGCTGGCAGACTGGGCGGTTAACTACATTCAACAGTTGCGAGGTGACGATAAAGTTACCAAGATTGATAATGAGTATAAACGAGAGCCACTGAATATTAATTTCTACTTAGGTACATCAAAATTAGATCAACTTAGACCCAATGATAAATCGCCATTAGTATCAAGAATTAGACGCTCAGTTGAGCCAATTTGCATTTGTGCAGACTCTCAGGTATTTTGTGAAGCTATTGAGGAAATTCTGATTGATGCTGGTATGGAAGGTATCAGAATTGATGGTAAAACTATTAGTGACGCTAAGAGCAAAGATTTCCTCAAAAATCCTAATGCTTGGATTGAGAAAAACCGACCGGATTATGTAATACTTTCACCAACTGCTGAAAGTGGCGTTGATATTAGCATCCTTGGTCATTTTAAAGATCAATACTGCTTCTTTTTTGGTGTGATTGATGTTGATTCGATGCTTCAGTTCTTAGGTAGAATTAGAGATATTGCTACCCAACGTTGGATCTGGTGTGCTGAATTCGGATTAGATGACAACGAGGGTATGCGATCGCCATTCCCAAGTCAGGTAGAAAAAGCTTTGCAACAATTCTTAATTGAGGATGGATTAAGAGTAATTGAGGGTTTAGATAATAGTGATGCGCTCGCCAAATTACTCCAAGATATTGTTGAGGCTAACAAATCTATCCACCATAAAGTTTTTACCTCATTAAAAGCCACAGATAACTATGAACGGTTCAACCTACGCGCCTGTCTACTAGAATCGTTACAAAAAGCCGGACATAATGTTATTGAGTTTACGGGCAACCACAATGATGATGCAGCTTTTAGGTATAAGGAAGCATCAGAGGAAGTTAAGCAACAAACCAGTGCCGATATTTTCTACTCTGATAATATTGATGCAGAACAAGCGGAAACTATCAGCCGTAACTATTCCGCTACTTGGGAAGATCGCTGCAAAGTGATGAAAGCGCAACTTTTAAAGCGTCTACCAGGAATTGAAGCAACTGAGCGTTGGTTCCCAGAATTTATCTACAAAGTACGGTATGAGGATCGCAATTTTATCAATAAATGTCAGCTTTATTGGTTGTTAACACATCCAGAGGCAGCTTTATTACAACAGCGAGAACGATGGCATTGGTTTATCAAACAGGAGAAAGTATTTTTAGGAGATTTCCGTAGTGATTTCTCAAAGGTGTGGGCATTGCAACAATTGGGCATTTTGGAGTTGATTGAATCTAAAAATGTTTGGAGTGATGAAAGCCCAGAGTTACTAGAACTGGTAAAGCGTGGTAAGGATAAAAAAGTAGCATCGGCACTTGGTATGAGTGTTGGGCAATCTACGCCAACAGCTTATCTACGTCGGGTATGTCGGTTGATTGGAGTCAAACTCAAGCATGATAGAAAGCGAAAAAATAAAAAGCAAATAACTCTCGTATCTATATATCAACCTGCCCTTCACGATCCAGACAGGCTAGTAATTCTTGAATGTATTGATCGTAGATTGCAGAAATATGTCACAGGAGAAATACCAGTTATGGACTGGGGATTAACCCCAACACAACCCAACTGTCACACACCAGTAATGGCTACAGTCGCAGAAAATGAAACAGCCCCCAAAACACCCGTAAATCAACCTCAAACCCAGATAGAGCAAAAATTACAGCCTGTGCAAGTTTTCCCTGATATGTATAACAAACATAGTAAAACTTGCACAGCCAATGAGGAGACTATTACCCCCCAACTGGCACAAAAAGAAGAATTAACTATTGAGGAGGAGTTAGAGGTTGAGGACTGCTTAAGTATCCTCAACCCCGTTGATAATGAGGAACTGCTGCACGATCGGGAATTCCATCTAAGCATGATGGCTGAACTTAAGGGATTGAGCCAACGGATAAAATGCGCTTTTTGGTCACGCTTACCCAATTGGCGGCGGCTACAGTTGAAGCAATGGCAGATGGGTCATGCTTAA
- a CDS encoding type II toxin-antitoxin system RelE family toxin — protein sequence MVEVRFTQTFKRRLKALSKRYRQIQQDIQPIIDELQNGQFIGDQISGTDFTVFKVRAKNSDIPTGKSGGYRLIYQLVSPDCVLLLLIIAKSDQTDVSVEEIDDAINKA from the coding sequence ATGGTTGAAGTTCGCTTTACTCAAACATTTAAGCGTCGTCTTAAAGCACTTTCTAAACGGTATCGGCAGATTCAACAAGATATTCAACCTATCATTGACGAGCTTCAAAATGGACAATTCATCGGCGACCAAATTTCTGGAACAGATTTTACCGTATTCAAAGTGCGAGCCAAAAACAGCGACATTCCCACAGGAAAAAGTGGTGGCTATCGGCTAATCTATCAATTAGTTTCTCCTGACTGTGTTCTTTTGCTCTTGATAATTGCCAAATCAGATCAAACCGATGTCAGCGTAGAAGAAATTGACGATGCAATTAACAAGGCATAG
- a CDS encoding ParM/StbA family protein: MKITLAIDPGASLTKVIAEVEGIKETYLVTMLPEVASVSRETLENYRSGKGQLGSPRPEDEAWVEWENQIYLVGSFARDFSGDVGLKELKYERAIYKTSAIIGVIIDKASSTKRNVNNITLELVVLLPWNEYEDRNRLKDQLTKILADYTFRGQPLKVKLTNFLCRPEGSGLAMVRVKQKGLDWFRDRTLAVLMFGHRNVTALQFSGGRMVKGESPEIGFMKLEDKVLERTSGQKPLELSRAIFQADYLMMNRPDNFSSIKLENTAAIQGLARSRDPEFRLSEIKKITEAITSSRAEYWQELEQWLDRCLPRDLDEVIICGGAGVYLKPELNKYFGVREKSQLPRLPQPGDRPIVPICWGADITEQVETAFDKLKTERHQKEALAFRLIDIFGLFNYFKGKVAV; encoded by the coding sequence GTGAAAATAACACTTGCAATTGATCCAGGTGCATCACTTACGAAGGTAATTGCCGAGGTCGAAGGAATAAAAGAGACTTATTTAGTAACAATGTTACCAGAGGTTGCGTCCGTTTCAAGAGAAACTTTAGAAAACTATAGATCTGGTAAAGGACAATTAGGTAGCCCAAGACCAGAAGATGAAGCATGGGTTGAATGGGAAAATCAAATTTACTTAGTAGGTTCTTTCGCTCGTGATTTTTCTGGTGATGTCGGACTAAAAGAATTGAAGTATGAAAGAGCAATTTATAAGACCTCCGCAATAATAGGTGTGATTATAGATAAAGCCAGTTCTACTAAACGTAATGTCAATAATATAACGTTGGAACTGGTGGTATTGTTGCCTTGGAATGAGTACGAAGATCGAAATAGGTTAAAAGATCAGTTAACTAAAATTTTGGCTGATTATACTTTTAGAGGTCAGCCGTTAAAAGTGAAATTGACTAATTTCCTATGCCGACCTGAAGGAAGTGGTTTGGCAATGGTACGAGTTAAGCAGAAAGGATTAGATTGGTTTCGCGATCGCACGTTAGCTGTTTTGATGTTTGGGCATCGTAATGTAACAGCTTTGCAGTTTAGCGGTGGTCGAATGGTAAAGGGGGAAAGTCCAGAAATAGGTTTTATGAAGTTGGAGGATAAGGTATTAGAACGTACCAGTGGTCAAAAACCACTAGAGTTATCTAGGGCAATTTTCCAAGCTGATTATTTGATGATGAATCGTCCAGATAATTTCTCCTCAATTAAGCTGGAAAACACTGCTGCAATTCAAGGTTTAGCTAGAAGTAGAGATCCTGAGTTTCGTTTATCAGAAATTAAAAAGATTACTGAAGCAATTACTAGCTCCCGTGCGGAATATTGGCAAGAGTTAGAGCAATGGTTGGATAGGTGTTTGCCAAGAGATTTAGATGAAGTAATTATTTGTGGTGGTGCAGGAGTTTATTTGAAGCCGGAGTTAAATAAGTATTTTGGTGTGCGTGAAAAATCTCAACTGCCACGATTGCCGCAGCCTGGAGATAGACCAATAGTTCCTATTTGTTGGGGGGCTGATATTACTGAACAGGTTGAAACAGCTTTCGACAAGTTAAAAACTGAGCGTCATCAAAAAGAAGCGTTAGCGTTCCGGTTGATTGATATTTTTGGTTTGTTTAATTACTTTAAAGGCAAGGTAGCAGTGTAA
- a CDS encoding relaxase/mobilization nuclease domain-containing protein: MISKITRGSNFKGLLDYLFSKPGAELLGGNIVGETASELASQLEESSLLSTRVKKPVSHISLSIPPTDKLEDVDWLDIAAFYLKAMGYECNQYTVIRHSDREHDHIHIAACKVRIDTGKCVDDDWDYRRSEAVVKKLEEDYNLTPSPSSQDKDRRSPTTGERRLLARTGEDSVRVKLQDTIDELCSQQPTMPELIDLLKDQGIDVQVKETVNGSMGISYKLDEIAFTGSKLGRAYTFNGLQKYRNVEYDPEHDNDAIAFASSRPPVMTSQNSSTTDSTEGDDDDNETIGAIAPSNQEVELPGQLPLLPELELELESDKAANSDNDDETATASSDKTANKDDEKLNYTDLFAVPDDFDKEFLENRAREIREQVREKQAAEQARRTAEAIEYRRAEEQRINNIYKENINNPIFNELIPDEVKALFEESIARENMGANAPNELQLNDATAPLQASNLTHETAPSDLSDQTAPSVLSVQHETTNRDLSVQHETTNRDLTVQHETTPTDLTVPTVPTAQTELDQDDEEVINVDPIEENWEPLRSHLIEQYCLPPSLLDALHETERLYANVDGMAVFSLRTLDNIETGVWVLNPSTEEDKWVDLILEPEVEEEVNGEPAIFWISSLGDAPNDKAIITQDPIETISYVALDPSFEQNNTIYISAFGVDSLPIKSLQQLKSNVVVSFKGDEEGIELRNELAIALPKSQKMELDEAGWNGMLKERSQQVEQIQLMAQYQSQQESQMEL; encoded by the coding sequence ATGATTAGCAAGATTACTAGAGGTAGCAATTTCAAGGGCTTACTGGATTACTTATTCTCTAAGCCTGGTGCAGAATTACTCGGTGGCAATATAGTAGGAGAAACAGCTTCAGAGTTAGCAAGTCAATTAGAAGAAAGCAGTCTTTTAAGTACTAGAGTTAAAAAACCCGTCTCTCATATTTCTTTAAGCATTCCTCCCACTGATAAGTTAGAAGATGTCGATTGGCTTGACATTGCTGCCTTCTATCTAAAGGCTATGGGCTATGAATGTAATCAATATACGGTCATTCGTCATAGTGATAGAGAACACGATCATATTCACATTGCAGCTTGCAAAGTAAGGATAGATACAGGCAAATGTGTAGACGATGATTGGGACTATCGAAGAAGTGAAGCAGTTGTTAAAAAACTTGAGGAAGATTACAATTTAACACCTTCACCTAGTAGTCAAGATAAAGACAGACGTTCACCCACTACCGGAGAACGTAGATTACTCGCGCGTACTGGAGAAGATAGTGTACGAGTAAAACTGCAAGATACTATTGACGAATTATGCAGTCAACAACCAACGATGCCAGAACTGATCGACCTCCTCAAAGACCAGGGCATTGACGTACAAGTTAAGGAAACTGTTAACGGATCAATGGGCATTTCCTATAAGCTTGATGAGATTGCTTTTACTGGTAGTAAATTGGGTAGAGCTTATACTTTCAATGGATTACAGAAGTATCGCAACGTAGAATATGACCCTGAACATGATAACGATGCGATCGCATTCGCTTCTAGTCGTCCACCAGTTATGACCAGTCAGAACTCAAGCACAACTGACTCAACTGAAGGTGATGATGATGACAACGAGACTATTGGTGCGATCGCTCCAAGTAACCAGGAAGTTGAGTTACCAGGGCAACTACCATTACTGCCAGAATTAGAGCTTGAACTAGAAAGTGATAAAGCTGCTAATAGTGATAATGATGATGAAACTGCAACAGCTAGTAGTGATAAAACTGCTAATAAAGATGATGAAAAATTAAATTACACTGATCTTTTTGCTGTTCCAGATGATTTTGATAAAGAGTTCCTTGAAAATCGCGCACGTGAAATACGAGAACAAGTAAGAGAAAAACAAGCAGCAGAACAGGCACGTCGTACAGCCGAAGCAATAGAGTATAGACGTGCAGAGGAACAACGGATCAATAATATTTACAAAGAAAATATCAATAATCCCATCTTCAATGAGTTGATACCAGATGAAGTGAAAGCTTTGTTTGAGGAAAGTATTGCACGAGAAAACATGGGCGCTAACGCTCCCAATGAGTTGCAATTAAATGATGCTACCGCACCATTACAAGCCTCAAATCTTACCCATGAAACTGCTCCAAGTGATTTAAGTGACCAAACTGCTCCAAGTGTTCTAAGTGTTCAACATGAAACTACTAATCGTGATCTAAGTGTTCAACATGAAACTACTAATCGTGATTTAACTGTTCAACATGAAACTACTCCAACTGATTTAACTGTTCCAACTGTTCCAACTGCACAAACTGAGTTAGACCAGGATGATGAAGAAGTAATAAATGTCGATCCAATTGAGGAAAATTGGGAACCACTGCGATCGCACTTAATCGAACAATACTGCTTGCCTCCATCCCTCCTCGATGCGCTGCACGAAACAGAGCGGCTGTATGCAAATGTTGATGGCATGGCAGTATTCAGTTTGCGTACTTTAGACAATATTGAAACAGGCGTGTGGGTACTTAACCCATCAACTGAAGAGGATAAATGGGTGGATTTAATACTAGAACCAGAAGTTGAGGAAGAAGTAAACGGAGAACCTGCAATATTTTGGATAAGTTCGTTAGGTGACGCACCTAATGATAAAGCCATCATCACTCAAGACCCAATCGAAACTATTTCTTATGTAGCGTTAGATCCTAGTTTCGAGCAAAACAATACTATATATATCAGTGCTTTTGGTGTAGACTCGCTCCCTATAAAATCTCTACAGCAGCTTAAATCCAACGTTGTAGTCAGTTTTAAAGGTGATGAAGAAGGTATTGAATTACGAAACGAACTAGCAATCGCTTTACCTAAAAGTCAAAAAATGGAACTGGATGAAGCTGGTTGGAACGGAATGCTAAAAGAGCGATCGCAACAAGTAGAACAGATACAACTTATGGCGCAATACCAGTCACAGCAAGAATCACAGATGGAATTATAA
- a CDS encoding c-type cytochrome, whose translation MLKLLATVITLFTVATTSVTSVTAQNNNPIVRGQYLVEQVAMCADCHSPRNEQGEFDRVHWLQGAPIGFKPIFPMPAWAEMAPSIAGIGNEGSTQEEEAVVKLLETGLNSQGMPARPPMPTYRLSHSDAVAVVAYLKSLNSN comes from the coding sequence TTGCTCAAACTACTGGCTACAGTAATTACCTTATTTACCGTAGCGACTACATCTGTTACTTCTGTAACTGCTCAAAACAATAATCCGATTGTTCGTGGTCAATACTTGGTTGAACAAGTCGCCATGTGTGCTGACTGCCATTCTCCACGTAATGAGCAAGGAGAATTTGATCGTGTCCACTGGCTACAGGGTGCGCCGATTGGATTCAAACCTATTTTTCCCATGCCAGCTTGGGCAGAGATGGCACCTTCAATTGCTGGTATTGGCAATGAAGGTTCAACGCAGGAAGAAGAAGCTGTTGTCAAACTGTTAGAGACAGGACTGAACTCCCAAGGGATGCCAGCACGCCCACCCATGCCAACTTACAGGCTGTCACACTCCGATGCTGTGGCGGTTGTCGCTTATCTCAAATCCTTAAACAGCAATTGA